The genome window ATGATTTATTACGAGTTTCTCATGCAGCCTTGGTTACATCAGGAACAGCAACATTAGAAACTGCTTTACTGAAAGTTCCAGAAGTTGTTTGTTACAAAGGAAATGCTATTTCGTACGAAATCGGAAAACGTGTTGTAAAAAACATTCGTTTTATTTCGTTGGTAAACTTGATTATGGACGAAGAAGTAGTGAAAGAGTTAATTCAATATGATTTAACTTACGAAAATATCAAACGAGAATTAGATTTAATTTTAAATTCTCCTAAACGTGAAAAAATCATGAAAAGCTACGAAGAATTGTATCATAAACTTGGTGGAATTGGCGCTTCAGAAAGAACCGCTTCACTAATTACTGAGGACTTAAAAAAATAATTAAAAAAAAGTAAAAGTTTGACGCAACCTTTTATTGTTTTTTTAATCTTGTAAGCTATAGATGTCATTCAGATCTAATTATTAAAATGTTTCAGGATTGACTTAATTAAAGTTTACACCTATTCTAACAAAGTAATCCTCTTGATTTTCAAGGGGTTTTCTTATTCTATATATTAATTTCTTATTCTTTCACGCAACCTTTTCTAAAATCTATATCTTATTTTTATAACGATTAAAACTCATACAATGAAATTAATGAAAAGATTAAGCATGTTTGCTTTGGTAGGTATTTTAGGTTTATCAACATTTAGTTGTTTAAATAATGATGACTCAGATTATATGAATTATGGTTTTTTAGCAACAACGGCAATTAATGTTCATGAAGACTCTATTCAGCCAGTAGGAAAAACTACAAATATTCGAGTAACGTACGAAAAAACAAATTCTTGTCAAAATTTTATTCAATTTAGCTCTTTACAAGGAAGTACAACTTTTAAACACAACATTGGTGTTTATGCAAGTCAAAGTAATGGAAACTGCACGCAAAATACTTCGTACGAAACAAAAACTTTGAAGTTTACACCTAAAGAAGCTGGTGAGTACACATTAAGATTTTGGACGGGAAATAAACCAAATTCAACTGAACCAATTTATGACTCAATTGTGTTAAATATCAAAGAAAAATAAAGTCCAATAAGTTTTGAATAGTGACTCTCTTGAAATTTTAATCAAGCAATGTCAAGAACAAAATAGAAAAGCTCAAGAAGAAATTTATGTTGAGTTTTCACCTGTTTTGTTCTCGATCTGTCTTCGTTATGCCGAAAATTATGAAGATGCGCAAGATATTTTTCAAGAGGGTTTTATTCATATCTTCAATAAAATAAATCAATTCAAATTCGAAGGATCTTTTGAAGGTTGGATGAAACGGATAATGGTAAATCTTAATTTAGAAAAACTAAAAAAGAAGAATAATTTACCTTTTGAAGATTTCGAAAATCTCATTATCACACAGGAAGATGACGACGAAGTTGAAGAAGATTTTGATTATCAACAGTTGTTAGAAGCCGTTCATAATCTTCCACCACAATATAGGCAAGTTTTTAACCTCTACGTTTTTGAAGAATATTCGCACCAAGAAATTGCAGAAATGCTGACCATTTCGGTTGGAACTTCAAAATCAAACTTATCAAGAGCACGAAATTTATTAAAACAAAAACTCAATCAATTAAAAACTGTCACAGAAGATGAACAAATTTGATCAACATATTAAAGATAAACTCTCGCAACCACAACTTCCTCCTTTGGATGCTTGGAAAAATATTCAAGAGAAATTAGACGAGAAAGAAAAGAAAAAACGCATCATTCCTTTATTTTATTGGATTGGTTCTACAGCAGCGTGTTTAGTTACGGGAATTTCTATTTATTATTTTAATCAAAATGATGCGGTTAACGTTAATCATACTCCGACTAATGAAGTTGTAAAAACGAAATCGACTTCTAAAGAATCTATCAAAAAAGATTGGAATAATATTGAACATACAAATGAAAGGTCTTCTGATAAAAAGATTGTTTCTTCTGTAAAAAATTCGACTGAATCAAATCAAAAAACAACTCAACACTCAAATTCGTATTTTGAAAATATAATTGGAGAATCATCTTTATTTTCGAATATAATTCCGGATAAAAAAGAAGATAAAACACAAGAATTATCTCAAACGAATTCAACTCAAAAAGATAATTTTGTACAAAATAATTCTATAAATACTCCAAAAAATGAAGTTTCTGAGAAAGAAGTTAAACCTAACATTTTAGAGGAAAAACCATTAGAATTTGTTCTTCAAGAAGAAGAAAAAAAGAAGGAAAAAGAGAAAATAGAAATCAAACAGAAATCTCCACTTTTGACGGTTTCTTCGTACATCAATCCAACAAAAATGTTAGATTCTAAATCTATTTTAGCGGATGAATTTAACGATCATACTATCAAAAATAATTTGACTGTTGCATACGGTGCAAAGATTTCTGTACGTATAAATGATAAGATAAATGTTCGTTCTGGAGTTGCGAAAGTTGAGTTAGAACAAAATACAACAAATATTAATTCGGGCATCAACATGGGTGTTTATGCGCTTTCTGCAAGCAATCCGAAAACTGCCAACAACATTACTTATCATAGTAATATTAGAGTTATTCCCCACCAATCATACCAAAATGCTGTAATGACAATGTTGTCTTCTGAAACAAATAATATGGAGCAAAAAGTGCATTATATCGAGATTCCGTTAGAAGTTGAATACAAATTAGCAAGTTTTGATAAATTCAATCTTTTAGCAACTGCTGGTGGAAGTTATTATGTGGTCACAAAAAACACAATTTCTTTGGAAGATGTTAACACAAGATCTCAATATAAATTGGGTGAAGCGAGCAACTTGAATGATATGAGTTATAGCGCGAATGCAGGTGTTAAATTGGAGTATAATTTATCGAATAAATCGAGCATTAATCTTGAACCAAACTATAGATATATGCTAAATCCATTGAAAAATGTTGATGCTAAAAACCCATCTTTATTAGGATTGAATTTAGGTTTTTCAATTAAATTTTAACAAAAAAGACGAAGATTATTCTTCGCCTTTGTTATTGTTTAATTTGATGACAATTGTGTTATTTTCTTCGGTCATTTCTACTTTAGCTTCCTCAAAAGTTGGTTCGCGCAAAATAGGATCCAAGTTTTTCGAAAAACCATAAGGTTCTTTACGAACGCCTAAAAAACTTTTGTCTAACTTTTTGTTATTGTTCGTATCCAAAAAAACTTTTACCGCATAAAATGTTGGTTCAATATCTTTAAAAACCGTTTCATACTTGTCTATATCAGCAACTGGAACGTACAATTTCTTGAATGCATTTTGACCTTTTGTATAATTTTCTACATTTCTATAAAACTCTATCGCCAAATTTCCTTTCATTTTCTTAAGGTTTGTGATTGATAGTTTTACATCGATTTGAGCCATTGCCATTTGCGTAAAAAACAACACAACTAATATAAGAATCTTCTTCATTTCTCTATTTTTTTTAATTAATTCATTTACAAATAATTAAAACCTACTATTTGTAAATAAAATCATAAATTATTAGGATGAAAAAGTATCTCTTTTTTACCCTAACAATTTGTTTCTCAATCGGAATAATTTTATCTGAATTATTAATTCCTGCTACAAATTTACGAATTATATTTTTTTTACTAATTATTCTACTTTTTATCTCTTTGTTAAAAAATAATAATCGTCAAAATATCATCGCTTTTTTGGGCATTTCGATGATTTTAGGCTACTATATTCATCAAAATTATAATCGCCATACAAAAATTGACTTCGAATCTGTTTCGAAAATTCATTTGCTAAAAGTCGTTTATAGTTCTAATTCAACCGAAAAATACACCAATTATGTTGTAAAAGATATCGAAACGAATGAGCAAATTTTACTTCATATCAAACCTCAACAACAAATTTTATATCCCAATGATGAAATCATCATTTTCGGAGAAAAAAGGGAAATTCAAGAACCATTGAATCCATATCAATTTGATTATAAGCATTTTTTAAATAGAAAAAGAATTTATTCTCAAATCTTTACAGATGAAATTATTTCTATTCACAAAGAAGGAAACGGTTTTCGGAATTGGGTTGCAAAATCTAAAGTCAAGATTCGAGAAAAGCTAACAGAACAAGGTTATTCACTCGAAAGCAGAGCGATAATTTCGTCTATGCTTTTGGGTGATAGAACCGAGCTTTCGCAAGAACTTAATCAAAGTTATGTGGCGACCGGAGTTGTACATATTTTATCTATTTCTGGTTTGC of Empedobacter falsenii contains these proteins:
- a CDS encoding RNA polymerase sigma factor; the protein is MNSDSLEILIKQCQEQNRKAQEEIYVEFSPVLFSICLRYAENYEDAQDIFQEGFIHIFNKINQFKFEGSFEGWMKRIMVNLNLEKLKKKNNLPFEDFENLIITQEDDDEVEEDFDYQQLLEAVHNLPPQYRQVFNLYVFEEYSHQEIAEMLTISVGTSKSNLSRARNLLKQKLNQLKTVTEDEQI
- a CDS encoding outer membrane beta-barrel protein, with the protein product MNKFDQHIKDKLSQPQLPPLDAWKNIQEKLDEKEKKKRIIPLFYWIGSTAACLVTGISIYYFNQNDAVNVNHTPTNEVVKTKSTSKESIKKDWNNIEHTNERSSDKKIVSSVKNSTESNQKTTQHSNSYFENIIGESSLFSNIIPDKKEDKTQELSQTNSTQKDNFVQNNSINTPKNEVSEKEVKPNILEEKPLEFVLQEEEKKKEKEKIEIKQKSPLLTVSSYINPTKMLDSKSILADEFNDHTIKNNLTVAYGAKISVRINDKINVRSGVAKVELEQNTTNINSGINMGVYALSASNPKTANNITYHSNIRVIPHQSYQNAVMTMLSSETNNMEQKVHYIEIPLEVEYKLASFDKFNLLATAGGSYYVVTKNTISLEDVNTRSQYKLGEASNLNDMSYSANAGVKLEYNLSNKSSINLEPNYRYMLNPLKNVDAKNPSLLGLNLGFSIKF
- a CDS encoding DUF2141 domain-containing protein, with translation MKKILILVVLFFTQMAMAQIDVKLSITNLKKMKGNLAIEFYRNVENYTKGQNAFKKLYVPVADIDKYETVFKDIEPTFYAVKVFLDTNNNKKLDKSFLGVRKEPYGFSKNLDPILREPTFEEAKVEMTEENNTIVIKLNNNKGEE